A window of Ardenticatena maritima contains these coding sequences:
- the infB gene encoding translation initiation factor IF-2 has protein sequence MSHAHEAIRIPGPISVRELAELLDESPIAVIKTLMAMGVMANINQVLDPDTAALAAEEMGHPVLLPGEEEAQETEEEAAEEEAADIEEEVEPVAEVKPTRKQRLYANERPEDLKPRPPIVAVLGHVDHGKTTLLDAIRQTRVAEGEAGGITQHIGAYQVKKQGRLITFIDTPGHEAFTAMRARGAQGADIVILVIAADDGVMPQTIEAYEHAKAAGVPIIVAVTKVDKPNANPDRVRQQAADKLGLIPEEWGGDVPFVNVAALKGQGIDELLDYILIVTDLHQDDIVANPNRSAQGVVLESELDPRQGVAATLLVLNGTLRQRDTVLAGTAYGRIRAMFNDQGKRVKEAPPSMPVRVLGLNEVPPAGQFFEVVESERAAREIVEQRKRRLEQKRSRGRITLEDVFRQLQAGQREELNLVVKADTQGTLDALIDSLHDLATEDVAVKIIRQGVGAVSESDVMLASASDAIVIGFGVKVDRVARERAEQEGVQIRTYDVIYHLLEDMEKALKGLLEPETEEFVLGTAEVRAVFKVRGGKVAGCYVLDGVIRRNAKARLIRDGEVVADTKVASLKRFQEDVAEVRQGFECGIALEGVTEYKEGDLIEAYEVREV, from the coding sequence ATGAGCCACGCGCATGAAGCTATCCGTATCCCAGGACCAATAAGTGTTCGTGAATTGGCCGAACTGCTGGACGAAAGCCCGATTGCCGTCATCAAAACATTGATGGCAATGGGGGTAATGGCCAACATCAACCAGGTGTTGGACCCCGACACGGCCGCTCTGGCCGCCGAAGAGATGGGGCATCCGGTGCTTTTGCCGGGCGAAGAAGAAGCCCAAGAGACCGAAGAAGAAGCCGCCGAAGAAGAAGCCGCCGACATCGAAGAAGAAGTCGAGCCGGTGGCCGAAGTCAAGCCGACGCGGAAACAGCGGCTTTATGCCAACGAACGCCCCGAAGATTTGAAGCCGCGGCCGCCCATTGTGGCTGTCCTGGGGCACGTAGACCACGGGAAAACAACCTTGCTGGACGCCATCCGACAAACGCGCGTGGCGGAGGGCGAAGCTGGTGGTATTACGCAGCACATCGGTGCGTATCAGGTCAAAAAACAAGGGCGCTTGATTACATTCATTGACACGCCGGGGCACGAAGCCTTCACCGCGATGCGTGCCCGTGGTGCACAAGGCGCGGACATCGTCATTTTGGTGATTGCCGCCGACGACGGCGTGATGCCCCAAACCATCGAAGCCTACGAACACGCCAAAGCCGCCGGTGTGCCCATCATCGTCGCTGTGACGAAGGTGGACAAACCGAACGCCAACCCCGACCGTGTACGCCAGCAAGCCGCCGACAAACTCGGCTTGATTCCCGAAGAATGGGGGGGCGATGTGCCCTTCGTGAATGTGGCGGCGCTCAAAGGGCAAGGCATTGACGAACTGCTGGACTACATCTTGATTGTCACCGACCTGCACCAGGATGACATCGTCGCCAATCCGAACCGCTCGGCGCAGGGCGTCGTGCTCGAAAGTGAACTTGACCCACGCCAGGGGGTGGCGGCTACGCTGTTGGTGCTCAACGGCACACTGCGCCAGCGCGATACCGTGCTCGCTGGAACCGCCTACGGCCGTATTCGCGCCATGTTCAACGACCAGGGCAAGCGTGTCAAAGAAGCCCCACCCAGTATGCCGGTGCGAGTATTGGGCTTGAACGAAGTGCCGCCCGCCGGGCAATTCTTTGAAGTGGTGGAAAGCGAACGCGCCGCGCGTGAAATCGTGGAACAGCGCAAGCGCCGCCTGGAACAAAAACGCTCGCGTGGGCGCATTACGCTGGAAGATGTCTTCCGCCAGTTGCAAGCCGGCCAGCGTGAAGAACTCAACCTGGTGGTGAAAGCCGACACCCAGGGGACGCTGGACGCGCTGATAGATTCCCTGCACGACCTGGCAACCGAGGATGTGGCGGTGAAAATCATTCGCCAGGGCGTTGGGGCGGTCTCCGAAAGCGATGTGATGCTCGCCAGCGCCAGCGACGCCATTGTGATTGGATTCGGCGTCAAGGTGGATCGTGTGGCGCGTGAACGCGCCGAGCAGGAAGGCGTCCAGATTCGCACCTATGATGTCATCTACCACCTGCTCGAAGACATGGAAAAGGCGCTCAAAGGGCTGCTGGAACCTGAAACAGAAGAGTTTGTCTTGGGGACTGCCGAAGTGCGCGCCGTCTTCAAAGTGCGTGGGGGCAAGGTGGCCGGGTGCTACGTGCTGGATGGCGTCATTCGCCGCAACGCCAAAGCCCGCCTCATCCGCGACGGCGAGGTGGTCGCCGACACCAAGGTCGCTTCGCTCAAACGCTTCCAGGAAGACGTCGCCGAAGTGCGCCAGGGCTTTGAGTGTGGTATCGCCCTCGAAGGTGTGACCGAGTACAAGGAAGGCGACCTGATCGAAGCCTACGAAGTCCGCGAAGTCTAA
- the rbfA gene encoding 30S ribosome-binding factor RbfA, with protein sequence MATLRRKERLAEQILEEVAIIVQTEMDDPRLQFLTVTHVEMSDDLRHARVFVSIMAEDAEREETLAALHHARGYIRSLLASRLTMRRVPTLHFYLDESLENSLRVWELLDLTKAAKPRDDIELEEEEAGEDDE encoded by the coding sequence ATGGCAACACTCCGTCGTAAAGAACGACTCGCCGAACAAATTCTTGAAGAAGTGGCGATCATCGTCCAAACAGAGATGGACGACCCACGTTTGCAATTCCTGACGGTGACGCACGTCGAAATGAGCGACGATTTGCGGCATGCGCGGGTCTTTGTGAGTATCATGGCGGAAGACGCCGAGCGTGAGGAAACACTCGCCGCGCTCCACCATGCACGCGGCTATATTCGCAGTCTGCTCGCGTCGCGCCTGACCATGCGGCGCGTGCCGACGCTGCACTTCTACCTGGATGAGTCGCTCGAAAACAGCCTGCGCGTCTGGGAATTGCTGGACCTGACCAAGGCGGCCAAGCCGCGCGATGACATCGAACTCGAAGAAGAGGAGGCTGGGGAAGACGATGAGTAA
- a CDS encoding DHH family phosphoesterase: MSKQHAANTILNADKVLIFSHVDPDGDAIGSALGLMWALRSIGKHANVSFADPVPVRLRFLPGSEEVAPRPPADDELIVVLDASDPDRVGGPLPAEAMQGREVVNIDHHVTNVNYGTVNWVDPSYPAVAQMIYHLLPLLGIERPDANTATCLLTGMVTDTNAFSTSHTTPAVLRDAADLMEAGAPLPTIMQEAIRSRTLQEVRLWGQVLYDFAVEDGIAWAINTREKQAKAQASENDAGGMSNFLLNIRGVKVAITFNELEDGRTKISMRAKPGHNLADLAFRLGGGGHPLAAGATLDMPIEEAVRTVIPMLHEVIREAETTASATGAAASA, translated from the coding sequence ATGAGTAAACAGCACGCCGCCAACACTATCCTGAACGCTGACAAAGTGCTCATTTTTAGCCATGTGGACCCCGACGGCGACGCCATCGGCTCGGCGTTGGGGCTGATGTGGGCGCTGCGCTCGATTGGCAAGCACGCCAACGTTTCGTTCGCCGACCCGGTGCCGGTACGCCTGCGTTTTCTTCCGGGGAGCGAGGAAGTCGCACCGCGCCCACCCGCCGACGATGAGTTGATTGTCGTCCTCGACGCCAGCGACCCCGACCGTGTGGGGGGACCGCTACCCGCGGAAGCCATGCAAGGGCGCGAAGTGGTCAACATTGACCACCACGTCACCAACGTCAACTATGGCACGGTCAACTGGGTAGATCCGTCATATCCCGCCGTGGCACAAATGATCTACCACCTGCTCCCCCTGCTGGGGATTGAGCGCCCCGACGCCAACACCGCCACCTGCCTGTTGACCGGCATGGTCACCGACACCAATGCATTCAGCACATCGCACACCACGCCCGCCGTCCTGCGTGACGCCGCCGACCTGATGGAAGCGGGCGCGCCGCTACCCACCATCATGCAAGAAGCCATCCGCAGCCGCACCCTGCAAGAAGTGCGCCTGTGGGGGCAAGTGCTCTACGATTTCGCCGTTGAAGATGGCATCGCCTGGGCGATCAACACGCGCGAGAAGCAAGCCAAAGCCCAAGCCAGCGAAAACGACGCCGGCGGCATGAGCAACTTCCTGCTCAACATTCGCGGCGTCAAAGTGGCCATCACCTTCAACGAACTTGAAGATGGGCGCACCAAAATCAGCATGCGCGCCAAACCGGGGCACAACCTCGCCGATTTGGCGTTCCGCCTGGGCGGCGGTGGGCACCCCCTCGCCGCGGGGGCGACGCTCGATATGCCCATCGAAGAAGCCGTGCGTACTGTCATTCCCATGCTCCACGAGGTCATCCGCGAAGCCGAAACCACCGCAAGCGCAACCGGCGCGGCGGCGAGCGCCTGA
- the truB gene encoding tRNA pseudouridine(55) synthase TruB: MDGILIVDKPAGMTSHDVVARVRKLARQRKIGHAGTLDPLATGVLVLGLGKATRLLEYLTGHDKRYLAAVMLGQTTTTYDAEGEVVRTYEGEWPSREAVEAALERFRGEIEQRPPLFSAIKQGGERLYEKARRGENVDVPPRRVIIHELHLLRYAPPLLELDVRCSKGTYIRSLAHDLGEALGTGAFLAALRRTASGPFTIEQAHTLPEIEAAARERRLDELLLPLGAGLETLPAVRLSPEEARRLAQGQFIRAHTPLDGMVRALLGDELVALVQYDEQRRAWRPVKVLVSEPNQRT; the protein is encoded by the coding sequence ATGGACGGCATTCTGATTGTGGACAAACCCGCCGGCATGACATCGCACGACGTGGTGGCGCGGGTACGCAAACTGGCACGCCAGCGCAAAATCGGGCACGCCGGCACGCTGGACCCCCTGGCGACCGGCGTGCTCGTGCTGGGGCTGGGCAAAGCCACCCGCCTGCTCGAATACTTGACCGGACACGATAAGCGCTACCTCGCCGCGGTCATGCTTGGGCAAACCACCACCACCTACGACGCCGAGGGCGAAGTGGTGCGTACCTACGAAGGCGAATGGCCCTCGCGCGAGGCGGTGGAAGCCGCGCTGGAACGTTTTCGTGGCGAGATTGAGCAACGTCCGCCCCTCTTTTCAGCCATCAAGCAGGGCGGGGAACGGCTCTACGAAAAAGCCCGCCGCGGCGAAAACGTGGACGTACCGCCGCGCCGTGTCATCATTCACGAACTGCACCTACTGCGCTACGCGCCGCCGCTCCTCGAATTGGACGTGCGCTGTTCCAAGGGCACCTACATCCGCTCACTCGCCCACGACCTGGGCGAAGCCCTCGGCACAGGGGCTTTTCTAGCCGCCCTGCGGCGCACCGCCAGCGGGCCTTTCACCATTGAACAAGCCCACACCCTACCTGAAATCGAAGCCGCCGCGCGTGAGCGCCGATTGGATGAATTGCTGTTGCCGCTCGGCGCGGGGCTGGAAACCTTGCCCGCCGTTCGCCTCTCGCCTGAGGAAGCGCGCCGCCTGGCGCAAGGGCAATTCATTCGTGCGCACACCCCGCTGGACGGTATGGTGCGCGCCCTGCTGGGCGACGAACTGGTGGCGCTTGTGCAGTACGATGAACAACGCCGCGCCTGGCGTCCTGTGAAAGTGCTGGTCTCAGAACCCAATCAACGAACGTGA
- a CDS encoding bifunctional riboflavin kinase/FAD synthetase: protein MNILRDDFSSFHGETVLTIGKFDGLHVGHQALIRTVREEAAALGVHAALLTFDPHPLAVLRPEAAPPLITPLPEKTRLLALYGLDIMAILTFTHELAQTRALDFLARIEAGLRPRVFVVGPDFAFGYRREGTLDLLRAWASERGKRVIVVPPVVVNGERVSGSLVRKKLLNGDVGEAVALLGRAYAITGVVRHGNQRGGRIGIPTANLAPPEGQVVPANGVYVTQVFWNGEAHPAVTNIGVRPTVDGHTRFIETHILDWEGDLYGQCIRVEFLERLRDERKFPSLEELIAQIHADIEAARRWFATHTPPTPTLSPYCENE from the coding sequence ATGAACATCCTGCGCGACGATTTCTCATCTTTTCATGGCGAAACCGTGCTCACAATTGGCAAATTCGACGGCTTGCACGTTGGGCATCAAGCGCTCATCCGCACCGTGCGTGAAGAAGCCGCCGCCCTGGGCGTGCACGCCGCCTTGCTTACTTTCGACCCACACCCGCTCGCCGTCTTGCGTCCCGAAGCCGCGCCGCCGCTCATCACCCCCCTGCCTGAAAAAACACGCCTGCTCGCCCTCTACGGGCTCGACATCATGGCGATTCTCACCTTCACCCACGAACTGGCGCAGACGCGCGCCCTGGACTTTCTGGCGCGCATTGAAGCCGGCTTGCGTCCGCGCGTTTTCGTCGTCGGGCCCGATTTTGCGTTTGGCTATCGGCGCGAAGGCACGCTCGACCTGCTGCGCGCCTGGGCGAGCGAACGCGGCAAGCGCGTCATTGTTGTGCCGCCGGTGGTGGTGAACGGCGAACGGGTCAGCGGCTCGCTGGTACGTAAGAAACTGCTGAATGGAGACGTCGGGGAAGCGGTGGCGCTGCTGGGGCGCGCCTACGCCATCACCGGCGTGGTGCGCCACGGCAACCAGCGGGGCGGGCGCATCGGCATTCCAACCGCCAACCTGGCGCCGCCCGAAGGGCAAGTCGTACCGGCAAACGGCGTCTATGTGACGCAAGTTTTCTGGAATGGTGAAGCGCACCCCGCCGTGACAAACATCGGCGTGCGCCCCACCGTGGACGGGCACACGCGCTTCATCGAAACGCACATTTTGGACTGGGAAGGCGACCTGTACGGGCAATGCATTCGCGTCGAATTTCTGGAACGCCTGCGCGATGAGCGCAAATTCCCATCGCTCGAAGAACTGATTGCGCAAATTCACGCGGATATCGAAGCGGCGCGGCGCTGGTTCGCCACACACACGCCACCAACACCAACCTTGTCGCCCTACTGCGAAAACGAATGA
- a CDS encoding glutaredoxin family protein, producing MNLFQRKRQRPFIYPTERRDIELVMYARTFGCWDQARAEAWLREHSIPYRVVDISREPGAAERLLHWVGYLSVPTFIIARPGEDEPIAPPEPLNGRRPRGLHRGTLITEPSNEQLLAFLLDHKLVAIADNELAV from the coding sequence ATGAATCTGTTTCAACGCAAGCGTCAACGGCCATTCATCTATCCAACCGAGCGCCGCGATATTGAATTGGTGATGTACGCCCGCACTTTTGGCTGCTGGGACCAAGCGCGTGCTGAAGCCTGGCTGCGTGAACACAGCATCCCGTATCGCGTTGTGGACATCAGCCGCGAACCGGGCGCCGCCGAACGCCTGCTGCACTGGGTTGGGTATCTCAGCGTCCCGACGTTTATCATCGCACGCCCTGGGGAAGATGAACCCATCGCCCCACCCGAACCGCTCAATGGTCGTCGCCCGCGCGGCCTGCACCGCGGCACCCTCATCACCGAGCCGAGCAACGAGCAACTGCTCGCCTTCCTGCTCGACCACAAGTTGGTTGCCATTGCCGACAATGAGTTAGCGGTGTAG
- a CDS encoding class I SAM-dependent methyltransferase, giving the protein MGNLLVALVVVVGVLLALYWLIYVAEGSYAGAWLVRWLYDRGAPTYDAVKGFSPADEFAFLGKPLFDRLEEALGEGGPGLVLDVATGTGRLPLALLDIPFFTGALVGVDASFEMLAQAAHKRAQRELDARWALLHHPAAPLPFADEAFDAVTMLEALEFLPDRDAAIAEMVRVLRPGGWLLISNRIGLDARLMPGRTDSPAQFEKRLAAHGLTEIFTRPWQTYYDLVWARKPGSLTPRPLPDWRQVLQCPQCYTVGAWDAPAPETHKCRTCGMQMRLLRGVWTFQR; this is encoded by the coding sequence ATGGGCAATCTTCTGGTGGCGCTGGTTGTCGTGGTGGGAGTACTGCTGGCCCTTTATTGGCTCATCTACGTGGCCGAAGGCAGTTATGCCGGGGCGTGGCTGGTGCGCTGGCTCTACGACCGCGGCGCGCCGACGTATGATGCGGTCAAGGGCTTTTCGCCGGCTGATGAGTTTGCCTTTCTTGGCAAGCCCCTGTTCGACCGTTTGGAAGAAGCCCTTGGGGAAGGCGGTCCTGGTTTGGTGTTGGATGTGGCTACAGGCACGGGACGCCTTCCGCTTGCGTTGCTCGACATTCCTTTTTTCACAGGCGCGCTGGTAGGCGTGGACGCCTCGTTTGAAATGCTGGCGCAAGCCGCACACAAACGCGCCCAGCGCGAATTGGACGCCCGTTGGGCGCTCTTGCACCACCCCGCCGCCCCTCTCCCCTTTGCTGATGAGGCTTTCGATGCCGTGACGATGCTCGAAGCGCTCGAATTCCTGCCCGACCGCGACGCCGCCATTGCTGAAATGGTGCGCGTCTTGCGCCCCGGCGGATGGTTGCTCATCTCCAACCGTATCGGCCTGGACGCCCGTTTGATGCCGGGGCGCACCGATTCGCCGGCGCAGTTCGAGAAGCGCCTAGCGGCGCATGGCTTGACGGAGATTTTCACCCGCCCCTGGCAGACCTACTACGACCTGGTGTGGGCGCGCAAGCCCGGGAGCCTCACGCCGCGCCCCTTGCCTGATTGGCGGCAGGTGTTGCAATGCCCCCAATGCTACACGGTTGGGGCGTGGGATGCCCCCGCCCCCGAGACACACAAATGCCGCACCTGCGGTATGCAGATGCGGCTTCTGCGTGGCGTCTGGACGTTTCAGCGCTAA
- a CDS encoding DUF7452 domain-containing protein — protein sequence MLPFRLITVGFPRWPLLLLTMFTLLLLGAQRPPQEQPHIAAAPKASLSASAMPGVRFVHTSTDANRFSNSTLIDHPLLNNNPNAIFFVTQNWNPGGSTGLHHNHPIGVWYTGTQWAIFNEDLASMPAGADFNVFIPDSSLGAFVHSATASNIGCGLSQCTYIDHPSLNNNPNAVFFVTQNWNPGDTTGIYNSHYIGVWYDDAVEKWAIFNQDKDPMPDGADFNVLIADTATAFVHAATTSNIGCGSNQCTYIDHPAFNNNPNAIFYVTQNWNPGDTTGTYNDHAIGVWYDAALKKWAIFNQDLAAMPEGADFNILLPETKTSVFTHVATASTISCFSDHCTFIDHPLLNDNPNALFFVTPTWTANGADTFAYNDHPIGVYYSTSLKQWAIFNQDTESLSESAAFNVLIPPPGANVFVHTTTSANITNNSTYIDHPLLNNNPNAVVLVTPNWNPGGIGGQYHDHHVGIWYDDGPKQWAIFNEDQLTMAEGISFNVLVLNDLTSLPGANDAFTHTSAADTVANNWTNLDHPLTNKNPVAFVFTTLNWNPGGAATGKDHNHAVGVWYNSDITKQNWTIFNQDQSGMPTGVGFNVLVITLQSYLPLVIR from the coding sequence ATGTTACCTTTTCGTTTGATAACCGTCGGTTTCCCCCGCTGGCCTCTCTTGTTGCTGACCATGTTCACATTGCTGCTGCTTGGCGCTCAACGCCCCCCGCAAGAACAGCCACACATTGCCGCCGCCCCGAAAGCCAGCCTGAGCGCAAGCGCCATGCCGGGTGTGCGGTTCGTGCACACTTCGACAGACGCTAACCGGTTCAGCAACTCGACGCTCATTGACCATCCTCTATTGAACAACAACCCCAATGCCATCTTCTTTGTAACCCAGAACTGGAACCCGGGCGGCTCGACCGGCTTGCACCACAATCACCCCATCGGCGTTTGGTACACCGGCACCCAATGGGCAATCTTCAACGAGGATTTGGCGTCAATGCCAGCGGGCGCCGACTTCAACGTCTTCATCCCTGATAGCAGTCTCGGCGCATTTGTCCACTCCGCCACGGCGAGCAACATTGGCTGTGGACTCAGCCAGTGTACCTACATTGACCATCCATCGCTCAACAACAACCCCAACGCTGTCTTCTTCGTGACGCAGAACTGGAACCCGGGCGACACCACCGGCATCTACAACTCTCACTACATCGGCGTCTGGTATGACGACGCGGTAGAGAAATGGGCCATCTTCAACCAGGATAAGGATCCTATGCCAGATGGCGCCGACTTTAATGTGCTGATCGCAGATACGGCCACCGCGTTTGTCCATGCAGCCACGACAAGCAACATTGGCTGTGGTTCAAATCAGTGCACTTACATTGACCATCCCGCGTTCAACAACAATCCCAACGCCATCTTCTACGTGACGCAAAACTGGAACCCGGGCGACACCACCGGCACCTACAACGACCACGCCATCGGCGTCTGGTATGACGCGGCGCTGAAGAAGTGGGCCATCTTCAACCAGGACCTGGCGGCCATGCCGGAAGGCGCCGACTTCAACATCCTTCTGCCGGAGACCAAAACAAGTGTCTTTACGCATGTTGCCACAGCCAGCACCATCTCGTGTTTTTCGGACCACTGTACTTTTATTGACCACCCGCTGTTGAACGACAATCCCAATGCCCTCTTTTTCGTCACCCCTACCTGGACTGCCAATGGTGCGGATACCTTCGCCTACAACGACCATCCCATTGGGGTCTATTATTCGACCAGCCTCAAACAATGGGCTATCTTCAACCAGGACACAGAATCCTTATCTGAAAGCGCCGCCTTCAATGTGCTCATCCCACCGCCGGGCGCCAACGTCTTTGTGCATACGACCACAAGCGCGAACATTACGAACAACAGCACGTACATTGACCACCCGCTTCTCAACAACAATCCGAATGCGGTGGTTCTTGTTACGCCGAACTGGAATCCCGGCGGAATTGGCGGGCAGTACCACGACCATCATGTCGGTATCTGGTATGACGACGGACCAAAGCAGTGGGCGATTTTCAACGAAGATCAGCTCACCATGGCAGAAGGCATCAGCTTCAACGTGCTGGTGCTGAACGACTTGACCAGCCTGCCTGGCGCAAATGACGCGTTCACCCACACGTCGGCAGCCGATACCGTCGCGAACAACTGGACCAACCTGGACCATCCATTGACGAATAAGAACCCGGTGGCCTTTGTCTTCACCACCCTGAACTGGAACCCCGGCGGCGCTGCGACGGGCAAGGACCACAACCACGCCGTTGGTGTCTGGTACAATTCTGACATTACGAAGCAGAATTGGACGATTTTCAACCAGGACCAAAGCGGTATGCCCACCGGCGTGGGCTTCAACGTGCTGGTGATCACCCTGCAATCCTACCTACCCCTGGTGATCCGCTAG